Sequence from the Rutidosis leptorrhynchoides isolate AG116_Rl617_1_P2 chromosome 3, CSIRO_AGI_Rlap_v1, whole genome shotgun sequence genome:
TTAAAATAATGAAATACACGCCAGGGTTTGCGGCATGCCTTTCACGGAATGCGGATCCCAAGCCTCCCCACAATGTTGCGCGCATCGCCTTTCCCCTGTAAGCAAACAAATGGCCAATGGAAACGTGTTACCACCGGGTATGAAACATAACTTCCCAAATTGAGTAATAAAGTTTTGGTGTTTTGGGTACCTTTCGTTGACCAGATCAAACTCGAGGGCGGTTGAGCCCTTTTTCGTTGGTTCGGGGTCCCCAACATTAGCAACATATCCCACAACATCTATTCAAAGAGGTAAGACATGTATCATGTTTGACAATGCAAGGGTATGATGGAATTACATAAGTTGATAGGTTATAGTAATTTATACCGACTAAGAATTTGCCAAGCGTGGCTTCCAAATTCTCAAATTCGATGCAGCTAAATGGGTGTCGGATAAACCCAGTGATGTCAGCAGCATTCTGTTTTCGCATGAAAGTGGAGCCGTTAAGTTCAATCATGAGATGGTTATCCCTCATGATGCGGTAATCGGGCCTGTTCGCTATGACATCGAAGTCATTGAGTAAGAATATGCAGCCATCCTTCAGCCTGGCAATGAAATGGTGTGCGACATTGCTCCGGGCGGTCAATTGGATGACGTTTCCCTAAATTACATTAAAGGGAGAAAGTTGTTAGTGGTTACCAGGGTAAAACATTGCAAGCATACATGATTGGAAAAGGAACAAAGGTATCAGTCAGGTTAACATGTAGAATTGTAAACTGTTATACATGAGCATCATTAAACATAAATTGCCCAGAATGGCACAAATACTGAAAAATGGTATAGGTGTGGTACAAAAATAGAATCAAGGCAAAATAATTGAAAGCTTCAGAGGAAACCGTATCATGCATTGTAAAACCACCCAAAAAAATTGAATTGTTAGGACACCAAGGCATCATCTTACTGAACATGTAGGTAATATAGCTGTTACACATGGAGACCATCATAAGGGAGTTACAAAAAAAGTTAATGATTAAGTTACAAAGGTATTATGTAAGGGAAAAGAATTATAAAATCAATGAATGTAAACATTGGCTCCCATTGGTAATAACGCAAACTGTTATGAATGAGTATTTAGAGACCAAAAGTGTTATACATTAGAAGCATGAAATTAAGGTTGCACTGTTATACATGAACACCATGAAACAAAACTTGGCCCTAATCACACGCACATCATAAAGGGCTTATAAATGAACAGCCTACTAAAACCATAGCAAAATAAGGCAATGCATAATTAACAAAGGTAATCTCTCATTACACCATTCTACATTACCCTCATGAAACAAAAGTAACCCACAATGAAACGAACGCGATAAAGGTGTTAAAGTTGAGCAGGATAATAAACCAATTACAAAAGAAGCGATTGCCTAATTAACAAAGGTATTCTATAATGTAACATGCACACAACTAATCTGGCGAATATTAGCATATTGGAACACATACAAAAAACAGAAATGCTTTACAAATGAAGTTTCTATACCTGCTCGTCTGAAGCAATAAATTCGGTGCTTAAATACTTGCCATGGACCGTATGTGTGTCCCAACTCCTACAGATCATGACCTTAACCTGTGATGGTTTGCCTAATTCAAGTTCACTGAGCAGCACATATGGTTTTCTGTTAACATCAGATGTGGTGGACGACATACCCTCAGCCATTGCAATAAAAATTGACTTGTTGGTTAATTGACTTGTTGGTTGATAACCATACCAATGAAGAAGGTAATTGGAATTTATACACCAATAAGAAACTGCCATACAGGGAATGTCAACCGTCGCTTCAATTGCATGTTTAATTGAATGCACCATCTCTTTAACGTTACCTTTAATTGAAATTGAACGGTTACAGTGAAGTGGAGGTAAGGGGGTTCTCGGACCAATCGAAATGGGCGGGTTGCAGAAACACATGAGAAAGAAGAAGGCTAAAACAATTGGGGATGAAATTATGATTTCGATTTTAGGGTTCATCGACCGGATTGGAGAAACATGGAAGGCCGACGGTTGTATTAGAGTTTTAGGCGGTTGCATTCAATTTTGGGAAACTGTAAAGTTTAAATCCCGGTGTCAAGGTAACAGTGTATGTATTTTGAGTTATAAtttgtataatttttttttcccCCTTTAATTAACAAAACAGCAAATTAGGATTAGAAATCTTTTCAACTTTCAATTGATGTACCCTTCACCTCACATAAAATAGattattaaaataataaatgaCACTAATTAATTGACAATGGGAGTCATTCTTTATATAGGTATAGATGATTATGGCAGTATAGAAAAGAGAGGTGAAATGGGATAGGAGGGGACGAGGGGTTATGTTACGTGGTAAGATTTGTAAAATATAAAAGGGTGTTTGTGTAATTAAAATACGAAAAGCTCTTTTGCATCATAAACGCTTGTTGTATTAGCGTTTTCAATGGGAGCTATTTAACTCCTCAAAAAGCTTGAAGCTATATCAACCAAATGAGGCTAAAAAGTTATACATGAGCTTTTTAAAAAAAAGCTAAAAGCTTCAAAAAGCTAGTCGCCAAACATAGTCTATGTACACGTATTTGTTTATCGTTTTGATCTATCTTTATCATTTTCCTTGTCTTTACTTCATACTTCCATTTGCAAGAAGTTTAATTCTGTTAGATGACTCGGTTTTCAGTTAATTTGATGTATacggttttgaaattttttagaGCAAAACTGAAAATCGAATTTGAATTTGAAAGCGAACCGAAATCGAAaatcgaatttgaattcggttcgaTTTCGGTTAAAACCGACCACTATGGTAGTTTGATTGTGACGTTACTAATGTCTTAATTATTTACAACATAAAAGaagtttattattaaattatcaagaattcatAACCCCGTGCTCTCTTCTTCTTTTCAATATCTCTGTCTTGCTCTTTGTGCTTCCAGTCATAAAAGTAAAATACCTATGTTAGTGAAAAATTCATTTATGACATCTTTTACATACTCTGAATCATCACATATCAGAACATTGTCATAAACACATCACATGCATCTATCAAACAACAGTTAAAGTCATTTTTCAAAAACTCTAAACATTCCAAAATAATACTGCGTAGTTGTTTTTAGATAAAAGTTATTCTTAACTTAGCTATGCCAAACCTCAATTGCCACATATTTAATAGACTTGAGCACATATACATTAGGATCATCTTCAGATTCTTAAAAACTACAAGAAAATTCAAGTTGAAGGGctaaattatcatccaattaatcataAATGGGCCAACTCGAGTAATGTTTCTCATACAAGAACTCAAAAAATAAGGCTTAAAAAGAACTCGATAAATTGCAGCCTACAAGCGTATCATAACATCTTCCTAAATCTTCTATTTAACACGTGAATAGTTTTTGATAATATAAGTTCTGTTATCAAATATGACATAATTACTTATACAAAAAAGatgttaaatgttttacaaaataagatgATAAAGTATATTGGAACCTGCTCTAGTGCTCTCTGAATTAATGAATtgctataatagtattattttattatattttatattttatgctACTTTATAATTAGATATTTATAGAGTTATGCACAAATAATGCTATCAATCTAAGTCTAACCAACAAAAAAGGGATGAGAGATGGAAACGACTACTGATTCTCTACGACAAGGGTTAACGGCAAACAAACTACATCCTTTTTGTTCTTCAACTTCCCAAAACTATGGTTAGTCGAAGATCTGTGGCGGCTTTTTAAAAGATATGAAAGTGTAACAGGCATCTACCTAGCAAGAAGTAGATTAGCAAATGAACGATTTGGTTtcgtcaggtatgaaaaaaattgaagatccTGAAAGTTATGTAGAAAGACTAGGAAGGATTCAATTTGGAAAGATGAATCTCAGGGCATATAAATCCAGAAACGAGATGGATGATTCAAACGAAAGGAATACCTCAAAAGATAACACAAACAAGGGATATTCATATGAGAGAAGGTATATGGTCAACCCAGCGTATGAAGCCAGACATGATGCGAGGATGTTCAATGATGTAATGAATTAAGCAATGAAACCCCACCCAAACAATAACTCTACAAGGAAGCCCTACTCCAACCCTAACCTAAACCGGAACCTCAACGGAAACCCTTACCCTTATCATCAGCAACAAACCCCCCACTATCCTCACCACCAACAAAACCCCCACTACCATCACCAACCTCCCTTTTACCCTCACCATCAACAACAATCCCACACTGCAAACAAACTAAACCAAACCGATCACTTCCCAAAACTAAAACAAAGAGTCCAAATCTCTAACCCACCAAAACTGGTACATGAACCAACACGCTCCAACCATATTCCAAAGACGCCTAACCCTCCACCAAAAACCCAAACTAACACAGACATTCCCGACCTGTTGAATGCCAATAGGTTACTACAAGTGGATGAGGAAGATGAATATGATGACATATTTCAAAGGGCATTGATTGGAGAATCATCAAATATAGAAGTACTTGGTCAACTCAAAGAATTATGAAGAATAAGGTTTAAGCGACTTCATAATCAAGTACATTGGTGGCCTAGACATACTTATCATTGTTGATTCACAATCCACAGCAGAAAATATAATAGCTAAAGAGGATCACAACATCAAAAAATGGGTCATGAATCTGAAAAAATGGGACGGTAATCATAGATGCCCAGGACGGTTGACATGGGTCAATGTTCGCTGACTCTGTAAGATGCTAGTAGCTCGTAGATTCCATATGACTGGCCTAATATGGTCATAGTTGTTTAGTACGAACGTTTTGTCTATCAATGGCGGTGGTTCTACTGATTGTGAACTGTGATAGTTTGTAGAGATGAACGCGGTGGGGGTAACAGGTGTTTGTGTGACAATATCCATTGTT
This genomic interval carries:
- the LOC139900522 gene encoding uncharacterized protein → MVHSIKHAIEATVDIPCMAVSYWCINSNYLLHWYGYQPTSQLTNKSIFIAMAEGMSSTTSDVNRKPYVLLSELELGKPSQVKVMICRSWDTHTVHGKYLSTEFIASDEQGNVIQLTARSNVAHHFIARLKDGCIFLLNDFDVIANRPDYRIMRDNHLMIELNGSTFMRKQNAADITGFIRHPFSCIEFENLEATLGKFLVDVVGYVANVGDPEPTKKGSTALEFDLVNERGKAMRATLWGGLGSAFRERHAANPGVYFIILSSVTVRNGFNNTLNLSSTSSTLIIDDAEIPVLKNFKEKMSAIEGPVIANPSSP